One genomic region from Streptomyces sp. NBC_01431 encodes:
- a CDS encoding acyl-CoA thioesterase → MARHIYHCPLRWSDMDAFGHVNNAVFVRYLEEARIDFMFRLAPGDGSPSFQGGSVVARHEIDYKRPLVHRHEPVIIESWVTKIGAASLTISYEIKDPGEGGQVYVSASTIVVPFDLAAGRPRRITAEEKAFLQKYVDDGTLGAGAERAAA, encoded by the coding sequence GTGGCCCGTCATATCTACCACTGCCCGCTGCGCTGGTCGGACATGGATGCCTTCGGGCACGTCAACAACGCGGTCTTCGTCCGGTACCTGGAGGAAGCCCGCATCGACTTCATGTTCCGGCTGGCGCCGGGCGACGGCTCGCCGTCGTTCCAGGGCGGGTCCGTGGTGGCCCGTCACGAGATCGACTACAAGCGGCCGCTGGTGCACCGGCACGAGCCGGTGATCATCGAGTCGTGGGTGACGAAGATCGGCGCGGCGTCCCTGACGATCTCGTACGAGATCAAGGACCCGGGGGAGGGCGGCCAGGTGTACGTCTCGGCGTCCACCATCGTGGTGCCCTTCGACCTGGCGGCGGGGCGGCCGCGGCGCATCACCGCCGAGGAGAAGGCCTTCCTCCAGAAGTACGTGGACGACGGCACCCTGGGTGCCGGAGCGGAGCGGGCCGCGGCATGA
- a CDS encoding globin has translation MTEIPRGTLQEQTFYEQVGGEQTFRRLVHLFYQGVGDDPLLRPMYPEEDLGPAEERLALFLMQYWGGPRTYSDGRGHPRLRMRHAPFTVDRAAHDAWLRHMRTAVDGLGLSPEHEQTLWNYLTYAAASMVNSEG, from the coding sequence GTGACCGAGATTCCGCGCGGCACGCTTCAGGAGCAGACCTTCTACGAGCAGGTCGGCGGCGAGCAGACCTTCCGGCGGCTCGTCCACCTCTTCTACCAGGGCGTCGGCGACGACCCGCTGCTGCGGCCGATGTACCCGGAGGAGGACCTGGGCCCGGCCGAGGAGCGGCTCGCCCTGTTCCTGATGCAGTACTGGGGCGGCCCGCGCACCTACAGCGACGGCCGGGGCCACCCGCGGCTGCGGATGCGGCACGCACCCTTCACGGTCGACCGGGCCGCACACGACGCCTGGCTGCGTCACATGCGGACCGCGGTCGACGGCCTCGGCCTGTCGCCGGAGCACGAGCAGACGCTGTGGAACTACCTGACGTACGCGGCCGCGTCGATGGTCAACTCGGAGGGCTGA
- a CDS encoding methyltransferase domain-containing protein: protein MSAESADRALRRALVREIVDGGALADPAWRAAFESVPRHLFVPYYYESALGGYERLWGEDPDPGRRERWLAGAYADVPLATRMRDGDLVSSSSQPSLMARMLEALDIRDGDRVLEIGAGTGYNAALLAHRLGDDLVTTVDLDPEITESARTHLAAAGYRPAVITGDGARGCPSRAPFDRVVATCTVGSVPHDWAAQCRAGAVILAPLATGLIRLRVSEPGRAEGRFLHTPAYFVPLRGTGWQARRAPYSGGLPRETVANELFRFLLELTAGSLDPYEAYALWRREQRPPRERFGVTLDGTAQWAWLDDPQGPYTWPLRDTPFSRAGP from the coding sequence ATGAGTGCGGAGAGCGCGGACCGGGCACTGAGGCGGGCCCTGGTGCGCGAGATCGTGGACGGCGGGGCGCTCGCGGACCCGGCCTGGCGGGCCGCGTTCGAGTCGGTGCCGCGCCATCTCTTCGTGCCGTACTACTACGAGAGCGCCCTGGGCGGCTACGAACGGCTGTGGGGCGAGGACCCCGACCCCGGGCGGCGCGAACGCTGGCTGGCCGGGGCCTACGCCGACGTCCCGCTGGCCACCCGGATGCGCGACGGTGACCTCGTCTCCTCCAGCAGCCAGCCCTCGCTGATGGCCCGCATGCTGGAGGCCCTGGATATCCGGGACGGCGACCGGGTCCTGGAGATCGGCGCCGGGACCGGATACAACGCGGCGCTGCTCGCCCACCGGCTCGGCGACGACCTCGTGACCACCGTCGATCTGGACCCCGAGATCACCGAGTCCGCGCGGACCCATCTGGCCGCGGCCGGGTACCGGCCCGCCGTGATCACCGGGGACGGGGCGCGCGGCTGTCCTTCGCGGGCGCCCTTCGACCGCGTCGTGGCGACCTGCACGGTGGGCTCGGTGCCGCACGACTGGGCGGCCCAGTGCCGGGCGGGCGCGGTGATCCTGGCCCCGCTCGCGACCGGCCTCATCCGGCTGCGGGTGAGCGAGCCCGGCCGCGCCGAGGGCCGCTTCCTGCACACGCCCGCCTACTTCGTGCCGTTGCGCGGTACGGGATGGCAGGCGCGGCGGGCCCCCTACTCGGGCGGGCTGCCGCGCGAGACCGTGGCGAACGAGCTGTTCCGCTTCCTGCTCGAACTGACGGCGGGCAGCCTCGACCCGTACGAGGCGTACGCGCTGTGGCGGCGCGAGCAGCGGCCCCCACGCGAGCGGTTCGGGGTGACGCTGGACGGCACCGCCCAGTGGGCGTGGCTGGACGATCCGCAGGGGCCCTACACCTGGCCCCTGCGGGATACGCCGTTCAGCCGCGCCGGACCGTGA
- a CDS encoding FHA domain-containing protein, whose product MPTCPNGHQSGSDDWCEICGHRMGAVPPPPPPPPAYGFPGPGDPSATAQAELCPQCRTPREAGAPFCEECRWNFLTNTATSYTPLAPQQPMPQPGPGPGPANGPRPAPGPGPGPSPVPGLNLPPAFQQGPPPPAPRDPFEYQSSRPSQVNRPAEPLAADPSPRPAQQPPNAFQPPPPPPPAFGGGQGGPPPPPPAFQQPPPPAPPQPQVPQPQGEDDWMLPPPSQEAQGARQQTAPAQGADDWPRTGPAQGGPAQGGPAQGNDDWPQQAVPARSDDDWPHNGPAQGGPAQGGPAQGGPAQGGDDWPQAVPPPAPAAWAITIGPDRDYFLAMMQRSGPEAAGLNLPAYSPEQQRPLSGNQITIGRRRHSTGEAPDIDLSVPPEDPGVSHQHAVLVQQPDGTWAVVDQNSTNGTTINGGAEPIQPYVPVPLQDGDRVHVGAWTTITVRRG is encoded by the coding sequence ATGCCGACCTGCCCGAACGGACACCAGTCGGGTTCCGACGACTGGTGCGAGATCTGCGGCCATCGCATGGGTGCCGTGCCGCCGCCTCCCCCGCCTCCGCCCGCGTACGGCTTCCCGGGGCCCGGGGACCCGAGCGCCACCGCTCAGGCGGAGCTCTGCCCGCAGTGCCGCACCCCCCGCGAGGCCGGGGCGCCCTTCTGCGAGGAGTGCCGCTGGAACTTCCTCACCAACACGGCGACCTCGTACACCCCGCTGGCCCCGCAGCAGCCGATGCCGCAGCCCGGCCCCGGCCCTGGCCCGGCGAACGGTCCCCGCCCCGCTCCGGGCCCCGGTCCCGGTCCCAGCCCTGTTCCCGGCCTGAATCTGCCGCCCGCCTTCCAGCAGGGCCCGCCGCCGCCCGCGCCGCGCGATCCGTTCGAGTACCAGAGCTCGCGGCCCTCGCAGGTGAACCGGCCCGCCGAGCCGCTGGCCGCCGATCCCTCGCCGCGTCCCGCGCAGCAGCCGCCGAACGCCTTCCAGCCGCCGCCCCCGCCCCCGCCCGCCTTCGGCGGCGGTCAGGGCGGTCCGCCTCCGCCGCCGCCCGCCTTCCAGCAGCCCCCGCCGCCCGCGCCGCCGCAGCCGCAAGTGCCGCAGCCGCAGGGCGAGGACGACTGGATGCTGCCGCCGCCGTCCCAGGAGGCACAGGGCGCGCGTCAGCAGACCGCACCGGCCCAGGGCGCCGACGACTGGCCGCGGACGGGTCCCGCTCAGGGCGGCCCTGCTCAGGGCGGTCCCGCCCAGGGCAACGACGACTGGCCGCAGCAGGCCGTCCCTGCCCGGAGCGACGACGACTGGCCGCACAACGGTCCGGCTCAGGGCGGTCCGGCTCAGGGCGGCCCGGCTCAGGGCGGCCCGGCTCAGGGCGGCGACGACTGGCCGCAGGCCGTTCCGCCGCCCGCGCCGGCCGCGTGGGCCATCACCATCGGCCCGGACCGGGACTACTTCCTGGCGATGATGCAGCGCAGCGGCCCCGAGGCGGCCGGGCTCAACCTGCCCGCGTACTCGCCCGAGCAGCAGCGCCCGCTGTCCGGCAACCAGATCACCATCGGCCGCCGCCGGCACTCCACGGGCGAGGCCCCCGACATCGACCTGTCGGTGCCGCCCGAGGACCCGGGCGTCTCGCACCAGCACGCGGTGCTCGTCCAGCAGCCGGACGGCACTTGGGCGGTGGTCGACCAGAACTCGACCAACGGCACCACGATCAACGGCGGCGCGGAGCCCATCCAGCCGTACGTTCCGGTGCCGCTACAGGACGGCGACCGGGTGCACGTGGGCGCCTGGACGACCATCACGGTCCGGCGCGGCTGA
- a CDS encoding vWA domain-containing protein, translating into MANFSKSTVPQFSVEVYQNEFLPEGGREVNAIVTVTSTGGGTLGVPFTGAAASPSSIPGQSPAAAVVIMVDCSGSMDYPPTKMRNARDATAAAIDTLRDGVAFAVVGGTHLAREVYPGNGRLATADAKSRAEAKEALRKLSAGGGTAIGTWLRLADRLLGAADAPIRHGILLTDGRNEHESPEDLQAALQACAGRFTCDARGVGTDWEVKEVTGIASALLGTADIVADPANLAADFTQMMENAMGKEVADVALRLWNPVGVEIKFVKQVAPTVEDLTDRRTQSGARAGDYPTGSWGDESRDYHVCVQVPQAQIGQEMLAARVSLVVPDREGGPAQTLSQGLVRAVWTDDMAASTSINPQVAHYTGQAELAQVIQQGLDARKSGDVDGATAKLGRAVQLAAASGNADTAKLLAKVVDVVDEATGTVRLKAKVAEADEMTLETRSTKTVRVKK; encoded by the coding sequence ATGGCCAATTTCTCCAAGTCCACCGTGCCGCAGTTCTCCGTCGAGGTGTATCAGAACGAGTTCCTGCCGGAGGGCGGCCGCGAGGTCAACGCGATCGTCACCGTGACGTCCACGGGCGGCGGCACCCTCGGCGTTCCCTTCACGGGGGCCGCGGCCTCGCCTTCCTCCATACCGGGCCAGTCCCCCGCCGCAGCGGTGGTGATCATGGTGGACTGCTCGGGCTCGATGGACTATCCGCCGACCAAGATGCGCAACGCCAGGGACGCGACGGCCGCCGCGATCGACACCCTGCGCGACGGGGTCGCCTTCGCGGTCGTCGGCGGTACGCACCTGGCCCGCGAGGTCTACCCGGGCAACGGCCGCCTCGCCACCGCCGACGCGAAGAGCCGGGCCGAGGCCAAGGAGGCGCTGCGCAAGCTGAGCGCGGGCGGCGGCACCGCCATCGGCACCTGGCTGCGGCTCGCCGACCGGCTGCTCGGGGCCGCCGACGCCCCCATCCGGCACGGCATCCTGCTCACCGACGGCCGCAACGAGCACGAGTCGCCCGAGGACCTGCAAGCCGCGCTCCAGGCCTGTGCCGGGCGGTTCACCTGCGACGCCCGGGGCGTGGGGACCGACTGGGAGGTCAAGGAGGTCACCGGCATCGCCTCCGCGCTGCTCGGCACCGCGGACATCGTCGCGGATCCGGCCAACCTGGCCGCGGACTTCACGCAGATGATGGAGAACGCGATGGGCAAGGAGGTCGCGGACGTCGCGCTGCGGCTGTGGAACCCGGTCGGCGTGGAGATCAAGTTCGTCAAGCAAGTCGCGCCCACCGTCGAGGACTTGACGGACCGTCGCACTCAGAGCGGGGCGCGCGCCGGGGACTACCCGACGGGCTCATGGGGAGACGAGTCCCGCGACTACCACGTGTGCGTGCAGGTCCCCCAGGCCCAAATCGGCCAGGAGATGCTCGCCGCACGCGTCTCGCTCGTCGTCCCCGACCGCGAGGGCGGTCCGGCGCAGACGCTGTCGCAGGGTCTGGTGCGGGCGGTGTGGACCGACGACATGGCGGCCTCCACCTCCATCAACCCCCAGGTCGCGCACTACACGGGCCAGGCCGAACTGGCACAAGTCATCCAACAGGGTCTGGATGCCCGCAAGTCGGGCGATGTCGACGGTGCGACCGCGAAGCTGGGCCGCGCGGTGCAGCTGGCCGCCGCCTCGGGGAACGCGGATACTGCGAAACTGCTTGCGAAGGTGGTGGACGTGGTGGACGAGGCGACCGGTACTGTGCGACTGAAGGCGAAGGTCGCGGAAGCGGACGAGATGACCCTCGAAACGCGCTCCACCAAGACCGTTCGCGTCAAGAAGTAG
- a CDS encoding protein phosphatase 2C domain-containing protein produces the protein MSQTHQLAACPGCEEPLEPGDLFCGACGYDLSAVPEPPQDHPTIVLGTDDPDWPAAREADSAGQPAPVQLPTDLPGTDSGGGQLPTVQPPFEAPGAGEERPEGFAPSAPDPRAVEPTPDTHVARPAAGTKVCVACRAGRVDDDGYCENCGHAQPRERDHMEQELGSVCAVSDRGLRHHRNEDSFALSTTALPDGSPAVVAIVCDGVSSATRPDEASEAAANAANESLLAALPQGTHPQQAMHEAILAAAEAVNSLAGDASSAAEQDPHRHQNSPACTLVGAVSAGGLLVVGWVGDSRAYWVPDDRRTAPARLTEDDSWAAQMVAARLMSEAEAYADERAHAITGWLGADAYELDPHTASFKPDRSGVVVVCTDGLWNYAEAAEEMARVIPPDAAERPLHSAQVLVGHALDGGGHDNVTVAVLPFAVEPQGAGSAYN, from the coding sequence ATGTCGCAGACGCATCAGCTCGCCGCCTGCCCCGGCTGCGAGGAGCCACTGGAGCCGGGTGACCTGTTCTGCGGGGCCTGCGGGTACGACCTGTCGGCCGTGCCCGAGCCGCCGCAGGACCACCCGACGATCGTCCTGGGCACGGATGATCCCGACTGGCCGGCCGCCCGCGAGGCGGACAGCGCCGGGCAGCCCGCACCCGTACAACTGCCGACGGACCTGCCGGGAACGGACTCGGGCGGCGGTCAACTGCCCACGGTGCAGCCGCCGTTCGAGGCGCCCGGTGCGGGCGAGGAGCGGCCCGAGGGGTTCGCGCCGTCCGCACCCGACCCGCGGGCCGTGGAGCCGACCCCGGACACCCATGTCGCCAGGCCCGCGGCCGGTACCAAGGTGTGCGTGGCCTGCCGGGCCGGCCGGGTGGACGACGACGGCTACTGCGAGAACTGCGGGCACGCCCAGCCGCGCGAGCGCGACCACATGGAGCAGGAACTCGGCTCGGTCTGCGCGGTCAGCGACCGGGGGCTGCGCCACCACCGCAACGAGGACTCCTTCGCGCTGTCCACGACGGCGCTGCCCGACGGCTCCCCCGCCGTCGTGGCGATCGTCTGCGACGGGGTGTCATCGGCGACCCGCCCCGACGAGGCGTCCGAGGCCGCGGCGAACGCCGCCAACGAGTCGCTGCTCGCGGCGCTGCCGCAGGGCACACACCCGCAGCAGGCGATGCACGAGGCGATCCTGGCCGCCGCCGAAGCGGTCAACTCCCTTGCTGGTGATGCCAGTTCAGCCGCCGAGCAGGATCCGCACCGGCATCAGAACTCGCCCGCCTGCACCCTGGTGGGGGCGGTCTCGGCGGGCGGTCTGCTGGTGGTCGGCTGGGTCGGCGACAGCCGGGCGTACTGGGTGCCCGACGACCGCAGGACCGCGCCCGCCCGGCTCACCGAGGACGACTCCTGGGCCGCGCAGATGGTGGCGGCCCGCCTGATGAGCGAGGCCGAGGCGTACGCCGACGAAAGGGCCCACGCCATCACGGGCTGGCTGGGCGCGGACGCGTACGAACTGGACCCGCACACGGCCTCGTTCAAACCGGACCGCTCCGGTGTGGTGGTCGTCTGCACGGACGGCCTGTGGAACTACGCCGAGGCCGCGGAGGAAATGGCCCGTGTCATTCCGCCGGACGCCGCCGAGCGCCCACTGCACAGCGCCCAGGTGCTGGTCGGGCACGCCCTGGACGGCGGGGGCCACGACAACGTAACAGTGGCCGTGCTGCCGTTCGCGGTGGAGCCGCAAGGGGCAGGATCCGCCTACAACTAG
- a CDS encoding serine/threonine-protein kinase, whose translation MGGGELYCDTCGLAPVVSPTGMVSSPPTGITGGGHRSASQSSRSSSRSSSRSSRSSTSRRSVSGRLSSLTGASTRARSVSVRSSGAAAGSSARSRLGAGLVSVPEVPRPDPRSAVMEHPEVPERKRFCSRSDCGAQVGRARGDRPGRTEGFCTKCGHPYSFVPKLHTGDIVHGQYEVVGCLAHGGLGWVYLAVDRAVSDRWVVLKGLLDTGDQDAMAAAISERRFLAEIEHSNIVRIYNFVEHLDQRTGSLDGYIVMEYVGGKSLKEIANERRTSEGRRDPLPIEQACAYGIEALEALGHLHSRNLLYCDFKVDNAIQTEDQLKLIDMGAVRRMDDDESAIYGTVGYQAPEVAELGPSTASDLYTVARTLAVLTFDFQGYTNVYADSLPDPDTIEVFRRYESFYRFLVRATDPDPARRFASAQEMAEQLTGVLREVVALQTGQPRPALSTLFGTELRVTDTKLFAELRGDASRLGARVAPVGRRGRRALAAATAPTAAAVVATAPPLPALAPNPGHAPTQPAIPLPRAQAPAGGGQHAAVPLLAPLDARATSLALPVPHVAASDPNAGFLAGLMAAAPAELIAALRSAPAHSIELRLRELRARLDMDERVSVAKALESLEHDHPDDWRVVWYRGLASLAAGDNENAALSFDAIYDAFPGEPAPKLALGVCAEVLGQLDNAAEYYRLVWTTDPSYVSAAFGLARVQLAAGDRVSAVRTLESVPEASIHYTAARVAAVRARLRSRAPHDPLIDDLRAAAAQIEALDAFGLDAVRREQLATEVLGTALDWVLSGSTGAGQAKTALLGSEVDERGLRFGLERSYRVLARLAQRGEERIDLVERANRFRPRTWV comes from the coding sequence ATGGGCGGCGGTGAGCTGTACTGCGACACGTGCGGGCTCGCTCCCGTCGTCTCGCCGACGGGCATGGTGTCGTCGCCGCCGACCGGGATCACCGGCGGCGGCCACCGCTCGGCCTCGCAGTCCTCGCGCTCCTCCTCGCGCAGTTCCTCGCGGTCCTCGCGGTCCTCGACCTCGCGGCGTTCGGTGTCGGGGCGGCTCTCGTCGCTGACGGGCGCGAGCACGCGGGCCCGGTCGGTGTCGGTGCGCAGTTCGGGCGCGGCGGCCGGCTCCTCCGCGCGCAGCCGGCTCGGCGCGGGCCTGGTGTCGGTGCCCGAGGTGCCGCGCCCCGACCCACGCTCGGCGGTGATGGAACACCCCGAGGTCCCCGAGCGGAAGCGATTCTGCTCGCGATCGGACTGCGGGGCGCAGGTGGGCCGTGCGCGCGGTGATCGGCCGGGGCGCACCGAGGGGTTCTGCACCAAGTGCGGCCATCCGTACTCCTTCGTACCGAAGCTGCACACGGGTGACATCGTGCACGGCCAGTACGAGGTGGTGGGCTGCCTGGCACACGGCGGCCTCGGCTGGGTCTACCTCGCCGTCGACCGGGCGGTCTCCGACCGCTGGGTGGTGCTCAAGGGCCTGCTCGACACCGGCGACCAGGACGCGATGGCGGCGGCGATCTCCGAGCGACGCTTCCTGGCCGAGATCGAGCACTCCAACATCGTGCGGATCTACAACTTCGTGGAGCACCTCGACCAGCGGACCGGTTCGCTCGACGGCTACATCGTCATGGAGTACGTCGGCGGCAAATCGCTGAAGGAGATCGCCAACGAGCGCCGCACCAGCGAGGGCAGGCGCGATCCGCTGCCCATCGAGCAGGCCTGCGCGTACGGGATCGAGGCCCTGGAGGCGCTCGGTCACCTGCACAGCCGCAACCTGCTGTACTGCGACTTCAAGGTCGACAACGCGATCCAGACCGAGGACCAGCTGAAGCTGATCGACATGGGCGCGGTGCGCCGCATGGACGACGACGAGTCGGCGATCTACGGCACGGTCGGCTACCAGGCCCCGGAGGTCGCCGAGCTCGGCCCCTCGACCGCCTCCGACCTGTACACGGTGGCGCGCACGCTCGCCGTGCTGACCTTCGACTTCCAGGGCTACACGAATGTGTACGCGGACAGCCTGCCGGACCCCGACACCATCGAGGTGTTCCGCAGGTACGAGTCGTTCTACCGGTTCCTGGTCCGGGCCACCGACCCGGACCCGGCGCGCCGGTTCGCCTCCGCGCAGGAGATGGCGGAGCAGCTCACGGGCGTGCTGCGGGAGGTCGTGGCGCTCCAGACCGGACAGCCAAGGCCCGCCCTCTCGACGCTGTTCGGCACCGAACTGCGCGTCACGGACACCAAGTTGTTCGCGGAGCTGAGGGGGGACGCCTCGCGGCTCGGGGCGCGGGTGGCGCCGGTCGGCAGACGCGGCCGCAGGGCCCTGGCGGCAGCGACGGCCCCGACCGCGGCGGCCGTCGTGGCCACGGCGCCACCGCTGCCCGCCCTCGCGCCCAACCCCGGCCACGCACCGACCCAGCCCGCGATTCCGCTGCCGCGCGCCCAAGCCCCGGCCGGCGGCGGTCAGCACGCGGCGGTGCCCCTGCTCGCGCCCCTGGACGCGCGTGCCACCTCGCTCGCGCTGCCGGTGCCGCACGTGGCGGCGAGCGACCCCAACGCCGGTTTCCTCGCGGGCCTGATGGCCGCGGCGCCCGCCGAACTGATCGCAGCCCTGCGCTCGGCCCCGGCCCACTCCATCGAGCTGAGGCTGCGCGAGCTGCGGGCCCGGCTCGACATGGACGAGCGGGTGTCCGTCGCCAAGGCACTGGAGTCCCTGGAGCACGACCACCCCGACGACTGGCGGGTGGTCTGGTACCGGGGCCTGGCCTCGCTGGCCGCGGGCGACAACGAGAACGCGGCGCTGTCCTTCGACGCGATCTACGACGCGTTCCCCGGCGAGCCGGCCCCCAAGCTGGCGCTCGGGGTGTGCGCGGAGGTGCTCGGCCAGCTCGACAACGCCGCCGAGTACTACCGCCTGGTGTGGACGACCGATCCGAGCTACGTCAGCGCCGCCTTCGGCCTGGCCCGGGTGCAACTCGCCGCCGGGGACCGCGTCAGCGCCGTACGGACCCTGGAGTCGGTACCCGAGGCCTCGATCCACTACACGGCGGCGCGGGTCGCCGCGGTCCGGGCGCGGCTGCGCAGCCGCGCGCCGCACGACCCGCTGATCGACGACCTGCGGGCGGCCGCCGCGCAGATCGAGGCGCTCGACGCGTTCGGTCTCGACGCCGTACGACGTGAACAGCTGGCGACCGAGGTCCTGGGCACCGCCCTGGACTGGGTACTGTCGGGGAGCACCGGCGCCGGGCAGGCGAAGACCGCACTGCTCGGCAGCGAAGTCGACGAGCGGGGCCTGCGCTTCGGTCTGGAACGTTCGTACCGGGTGCTCGCCCGGCTCGCACAGCGTGGCGAGGAAAGGATCGACCTGGTGGAACGGGCCAACCGATTCCGCCCACGGACCTGGGTGTGA
- a CDS encoding glutamate ABC transporter substrate-binding protein produces MGDTKGSADPAAPGTDASGGPARRAARRGAGRLRGWGGVAGMALALAVAASALIPLTRHGGDDTPPTLAGPGYAQGVQAKADSCKDPEASLAPSSAGGPNIDAIKQRGKLIAGVDQNSFRWGYRNPATGTLEGFDIDLVKAIAKNILGDENAVIYRAIPTSQRIPALQNGTVDVVVRTMTVNCTRIKQASFSTAYFEAGQQVLAPKASAITGFDDSLRGKRVCVAAGSTAFDALKADAHGADYQDFTVPNQLDCLVRLQQNLVDAVVTDNALAAGQAAQDPAVQLKGSPFTTEYYGAAVKLGNSDLVQRINQVLVDYRNGGDNSPWMTAYRKWLAADLPGISGPPAPKYRAG; encoded by the coding sequence ATGGGCGACACGAAGGGCTCGGCGGATCCGGCCGCCCCCGGCACGGACGCCTCCGGTGGCCCCGCCCGCCGCGCGGCGCGGCGCGGCGCCGGGCGGCTGCGTGGCTGGGGCGGGGTGGCCGGGATGGCGCTCGCCCTTGCGGTCGCCGCCTCGGCGCTGATCCCGCTGACCCGGCACGGCGGGGACGACACCCCGCCCACCCTCGCGGGCCCCGGATACGCGCAGGGCGTGCAGGCCAAGGCCGACAGCTGCAAGGACCCGGAGGCGAGCCTGGCCCCTTCGTCGGCGGGCGGGCCGAATATCGACGCCATCAAGCAGCGCGGCAAACTGATCGCGGGCGTCGACCAGAACAGCTTCCGCTGGGGGTACCGCAACCCTGCGACGGGCACCCTCGAAGGCTTCGACATCGACCTGGTGAAGGCGATCGCGAAGAACATCCTGGGCGACGAGAACGCGGTCATCTACCGTGCCATCCCGACCAGTCAGCGCATCCCCGCGCTCCAGAACGGCACGGTCGACGTGGTCGTGCGGACCATGACCGTCAACTGCACCCGCATCAAGCAGGCGTCGTTCTCCACCGCGTACTTCGAGGCGGGCCAGCAGGTGCTCGCGCCCAAGGCCTCCGCCATCACGGGCTTCGACGACTCGCTGCGGGGCAAGCGGGTCTGTGTGGCGGCGGGCTCCACCGCCTTCGACGCGCTGAAGGCCGACGCGCACGGCGCGGACTACCAGGACTTCACGGTCCCCAACCAGCTGGACTGCCTGGTCCGGCTCCAGCAGAACCTGGTGGACGCGGTCGTCACCGACAACGCCCTGGCCGCCGGGCAGGCCGCGCAGGACCCGGCGGTGCAGCTGAAGGGCAGCCCGTTCACCACCGAGTACTACGGCGCCGCCGTCAAGCTCGGCAACAGCGACCTCGTGCAGCGGATCAACCAGGTTCTGGTGGACTATCGCAACGGCGGGGACAACAGCCCGTGGATGACGGCGTACCGCAAGTGGCTCGCCGCCGACCTGCCCGGCATATCCGGTCCCCCCGCCCCCAAGTACCGGGCGGGATGA
- a CDS encoding N-acetylglucosamine kinase yields the protein MSVLAIDAGNSKTDVALIGADGTVLGTARGGGFRPPSVGVEVAMHMLATTVEEAYLASGITEALRVEHVSACLANADLPIEERELAAALRARGWGDSVRVHNDTFAILRAGLPSGAEPCGVAVVCGAGINCVGMTPDGRTARFPAIGKISGDWGGGGGLAEEALFFAARAEDGRGEPTALAAALPAHFGLGSMYELIEALHLEKIPLARRHELAPVLFAVAAAGDEVARSLVDRQAEEIVALAVVALGRLDLLDVAAPVLLGGSVLAARHPRLDDGVRELLAVRAPKAVPLVVTTSPVLGAGLLGLDQVAAPEPAYARLRAQYA from the coding sequence ATGAGTGTGCTGGCGATCGACGCCGGCAACAGCAAGACCGATGTGGCACTGATCGGAGCGGACGGGACGGTGCTCGGCACCGCAAGGGGCGGCGGCTTCCGGCCGCCGTCGGTGGGCGTGGAGGTGGCCATGCACATGCTGGCCACCACGGTGGAGGAGGCCTACCTCGCCTCCGGGATCACCGAGGCGCTGCGGGTCGAGCACGTCTCGGCCTGTCTGGCCAACGCCGATCTGCCCATCGAGGAAAGGGAGTTGGCGGCGGCCCTGCGGGCGCGCGGCTGGGGGGACTCCGTGCGGGTGCACAACGACACCTTCGCGATCCTGCGCGCCGGGCTGCCCAGCGGCGCCGAGCCGTGCGGGGTCGCGGTGGTGTGCGGCGCGGGCATCAACTGCGTCGGCATGACACCCGACGGGCGCACCGCCCGCTTCCCCGCGATCGGGAAGATCTCCGGCGACTGGGGCGGGGGCGGCGGGCTCGCCGAGGAGGCCCTGTTCTTCGCGGCCCGAGCCGAGGACGGCCGCGGCGAGCCGACCGCGCTGGCGGCGGCCCTGCCCGCCCACTTCGGCCTCGGCTCGATGTACGAGCTGATCGAGGCGCTGCACCTGGAGAAGATCCCCCTCGCGCGCCGGCACGAGCTCGCCCCGGTGCTGTTCGCGGTGGCGGCGGCCGGAGACGAGGTGGCGCGCTCCCTCGTCGACCGGCAGGCCGAGGAGATCGTGGCCCTGGCAGTGGTCGCCCTCGGCCGGCTCGACCTGCTCGACGTGGCGGCGCCGGTGCTGCTCGGCGGCAGCGTGCTGGCCGCCCGCCATCCCCGCCTCGACGACGGCGTACGCGAACTTCTCGCGGTCAGGGCGCCCAAGGCGGTGCCGCTGGTGGTGACCACATCTCCCGTGCTGGGTGCGGGGCTTCTGGGCCTGGACCAGGTGGCGGCCCCGGAGCCGGCCTACGCCCGGCTGCGCGCGCAGTACGCCTAG